The genomic DNA CTATATTAGTAGAATTGTTATTAGAGCATAAACCCAAAGTAACCTTCTTTAATAATAGCTAACTTTCATAGCACTAATTAAAGAAGAGAAATAATTATTTTAACAAGTGGAAGTTTGTAGTGCCGGATAATTTAAGCCTATCAACCTTTTAATTTCGCGTGAAAATGCTTCTTGAACTTATTAAACTTTGGGCTGATAACCATCGCACAATAGCCTTGATTAGGGTTTTTAAGGTAGTAGCCTTGGTGGTATGCTTCTGCTGTGTAAAATTGCGTTAATGGTTCAAGCTCAGTTACAATTGGTGCTAAGAATACACTTTGCTTCGATAAAGCATCGATATATTGTTGGGCGAGTTGCTGTTGAGTTTTATCATGATAAAAAATAGCAGAACGGTATTGTGTGCCGATATCATTACCCTGTCGATTGAGTTGAGTCGCATCGTGCAGGGTAAAAAAGATAGCCAATAG from Psychromonas sp. psych-6C06 includes the following:
- the msrA gene encoding peptide-methionine (S)-S-oxide reductase MsrA gives rise to the protein MTYSIATFAGGCFWCIEAAFNSLKGVDSAISGYTGGQTLNPSYDDICTGQTGHAEVVQVTFDESIITYQDLLAIFFTLHDATQLNRQGNDIGTQYRSAIFYHDKTQQQLAQQYIDALSKQSVFLAPIVTELEPLTQFYTAEAYHQGYYLKNPNQGYCAMVISPKFNKFKKHFHAKLKG